The following nucleotide sequence is from bacterium.
AATAATTGTAACTACTTAGGTAGATAGGCTGAAGGCTGAAGACTGAAGTCCAATCATCTTCTGGTCTCCGCATTTATTCCTAAAAGCCTTCAGCCTTCAGTCTATCCACCTGAATAGTTACATTGATAATTATGACCCTAATAACCCATACCGCAGTTGGACTTGGCCTGAGCAGTTTTTTCCCACCTTCTGACAGGTGGTTTGTCATTGCCTTCTCCCTTCTTCCTGATATTGATCATTTATTGACTTTGAAGAGCTGGCGGATTAGGCCTGGCGGTTTAAGGGCGAGTCGAACAGTAATGCACGAGCTTTTGGGGGCCACTACTTATACCATCCTGGGTCTTTTACTCTACCTTTGGGC
It contains:
- a CDS encoding metal-dependent hydrolase, with product MTLITHTAVGLGLSSFFPPSDRWFVIAFSLLPDIDHLLTLKSWRIRPGGLRASRTVMHELLGATTYTILGLLLYLWAPHIARLFLLSVSVHLFLDFISGFSQPYRMIKGEGSKIDLGENLWIRIGQEVGVSGLFLWMFL